A window from Thermomonas aquatica encodes these proteins:
- a CDS encoding PH domain-containing protein, with amino-acid sequence MASPQAREFPVAPLQPMVWPIAILLTIVLPLAITAAVVFGSQQRPLPGAAMATLLGVLLLTALVLAMLGRRRITLENGMLVVAAAFYTRKAPVASLDLAHARIASLDERTEFRPGLKTNGYGLPGFQAGHFRLRNRAKAFCLLTGQQRVLILPQQDGAFLLLSPEQPQALLDALRAA; translated from the coding sequence CCCGCGAATTCCCGGTTGCGCCCTTGCAGCCGATGGTCTGGCCGATCGCGATCCTGCTGACCATCGTGCTGCCGCTGGCGATCACCGCCGCGGTCGTGTTCGGTTCGCAACAGCGGCCGCTGCCGGGCGCTGCGATGGCGACGCTGCTCGGCGTGCTGCTGCTGACCGCGCTGGTGCTGGCGATGCTGGGGCGGCGGCGGATCACGCTGGAAAACGGCATGCTGGTCGTCGCCGCGGCGTTCTACACGCGCAAGGCGCCGGTGGCGAGCCTCGACCTTGCGCATGCGCGGATCGCGAGCCTCGACGAACGCACCGAATTCCGCCCGGGGCTGAAAACCAATGGCTATGGCCTGCCCGGCTTCCAGGCCGGGCATTTCCGCCTGCGCAACCGGGCCAAGGCCTTCTGCCTGCTGACCGGCCAGCAGCGGGTCCTGATCCTGCCGCAGCAGGACGGCGCATTCCTGCTGCTCAGTCCCGAGCAGCCGCAGGCGTTGCTGGATGCCCTGCGCGCCGCATGA
- a CDS encoding acyltransferase family protein codes for MTAPTIATAWAGQRNNFNLMRLVAAWMVIYGHAHAITGIPGNDGIAWLTQLRGAGAVAVDMFFVISGFLIAASLERNTARGYLVSRGLRILPALLVCVALTTFVLGPLLTTAADYWRQPATWNYFLVNATLLLSRFQLPGVFAGHPLDVINGSLWTLPNEAKLYILLLIAWLLVLLAPRRYTPLWALVMLAGYALARHYWPLPDHIQKYGECTAFFITGTLLWVNRERIRLSGWAVLALVAMFAALRGTGWSHLPYFGLLTYGTLWLGLRARLPMIRHTDLSYGLYLYGWPAQQLAWMLPAGKTIAGNIAIATAIAMACAALSWFLVERPALRLKRRFVARGPEASPVAAQA; via the coding sequence ATGACCGCGCCCACCATCGCCACCGCTTGGGCCGGGCAGCGCAACAACTTCAACCTGATGCGGCTGGTCGCGGCGTGGATGGTGATCTACGGCCATGCGCATGCGATCACCGGCATTCCCGGCAACGACGGCATCGCCTGGCTGACCCAGCTGCGCGGCGCGGGTGCGGTGGCGGTCGACATGTTCTTCGTGATCAGCGGCTTCCTGATCGCCGCCAGCCTGGAGCGCAACACGGCGCGCGGCTACCTGGTGTCGCGCGGCCTGCGCATCCTGCCGGCGTTGCTGGTGTGCGTGGCGCTGACGACCTTCGTGCTGGGCCCACTGCTCACCACCGCGGCGGACTACTGGCGGCAGCCGGCCACGTGGAATTATTTCCTGGTCAACGCCACGCTGCTGCTCAGCCGCTTCCAGCTGCCGGGTGTGTTCGCAGGCCATCCGCTGGACGTGATCAACGGTTCGCTGTGGACGCTGCCGAACGAGGCGAAGCTCTACATCCTGCTGCTGATCGCGTGGCTACTCGTATTGCTCGCGCCGAGGCGTTACACCCCGCTATGGGCGCTTGTGATGCTGGCCGGATACGCGCTCGCGCGGCATTACTGGCCCTTGCCCGACCATATCCAGAAATACGGCGAGTGCACCGCGTTCTTCATCACCGGCACCCTGCTGTGGGTGAACCGCGAACGCATCCGGCTGTCGGGCTGGGCGGTCCTCGCGTTGGTCGCCATGTTCGCGGCGTTGCGAGGCACCGGTTGGTCGCACCTGCCCTACTTCGGCCTGCTGACCTACGGCACGTTGTGGCTGGGCCTGCGCGCGCGCCTGCCGATGATCCGCCACACCGATCTCTCGTACGGGCTGTACCTGTACGGCTGGCCCGCGCAGCAACTGGCGTGGATGCTGCCGGCGGGCAAGACCATCGCCGGCAATATCGCGATCGCGACCGCGATCGCCATGGCATGCGCGGCATTGTCCTGGTTCCTGGTCGAACGTCCGGCCCTGCGGCTGAAGAGGCGTTTCGTGGCGCGCGGGCCGGAGGCGTCGCCGGTGGCGGCGCAGGCCTGA
- a CDS encoding M15 family metallopeptidase, translating into MPRLPPVPLKIALLNTPEIELWPAALLRARSNHDARALSRASRVLRRKRDGAYLAADLAEGLLPLLPNLRREPGLDAALDALESAPMHARSGLEHVGELPLHRLQERLDALGIDEADYADRTGLGLVAEPDWLAFAGFDRYRRPLWLRVDAARAWLRMRDEARRDGALLEAISGYRSHDYQLGIFGRKSARGLSLDDILAVNAAPGFSEHHSGLALDIGTMDEPPAEESFERTAAFAWLREHAGEHGFAMSYPRNNPHGIVYEPWHWRYAGA; encoded by the coding sequence ATGCCACGCCTGCCGCCGGTTCCGCTGAAGATCGCGCTGCTCAACACGCCGGAGATCGAACTCTGGCCGGCCGCGCTGTTGCGCGCGCGCAGCAACCACGATGCCCGCGCACTGTCGCGCGCCAGCCGCGTGTTGCGGCGCAAGCGCGATGGCGCCTATCTCGCCGCCGACCTCGCCGAAGGCCTGTTGCCGCTGCTGCCGAACCTGCGCCGCGAACCCGGTCTCGACGCTGCGCTGGATGCGCTGGAATCGGCGCCGATGCATGCGCGCAGCGGCCTGGAGCATGTCGGCGAGCTGCCGCTGCATCGCCTGCAGGAACGGCTGGATGCGCTCGGCATCGATGAAGCCGACTATGCCGATCGCACCGGCCTCGGGCTGGTCGCCGAACCCGACTGGCTCGCGTTCGCCGGCTTCGACCGTTATCGCCGCCCGCTGTGGCTGCGTGTCGATGCCGCGCGCGCATGGCTGCGCATGCGCGACGAAGCACGGCGCGACGGCGCGCTGCTGGAAGCGATCTCCGGCTACCGCAGCCACGACTACCAACTCGGGATCTTCGGGCGAAAATCCGCGCGCGGCCTGTCGCTCGACGACATCCTCGCGGTCAACGCCGCCCCCGGCTTCAGCGAACACCACTCCGGACTGGCGTTGGACATCGGCACCATGGACGAACCGCCGGCCGAGGAAAGCTTCGAACGCACCGCGGCGTTCGCCTGGCTGCGCGAACATGCCGGCGAACACGGCTTCGCCATGAGCTACCCGCGCAATAACCCGCACGGCATCGTCTACGAACCGTGGCATTGGCGATACGCAGGGGCATGA